A stretch of the Vitis riparia cultivar Riparia Gloire de Montpellier isolate 1030 chromosome 13, EGFV_Vit.rip_1.0, whole genome shotgun sequence genome encodes the following:
- the LOC117927890 gene encoding pentatricopeptide repeat-containing protein At3g56030, mitochondrial-like, whose product MSILRKLARKNPNSPFLLCNTSRFFNTQNPNPYEPTVAYYDNLINTAGRNRDFASVCNLLNKRVRDGCFNTNHTFDFITNTDAGLSVLDELSQALAHLDKGFPRKSAYDSLIARLCRLKRVDESLRLVDTMVQSDHGVNACTFHPILNVLTRKRKMEEAWRVMTIMRESGVSPDVTAYNYLLTAYCFTGNLEAAVGVLTEMEEEGMAADTRTYDALVLGACKAGKVEGAMVVLRRMEDDGVPILYSTHAHVINGLLKLGYYAQAVEFVMIFGGKDKKLDEESFGILGSRLINLKRFEEAKLVLKEMRRRGIVMRSNELQDFYELHITQNF is encoded by the coding sequence ATGTCAATCCTTCGCAAACTCGCTCGTAAAAACCCTAattctccatttcttctctGCAACACCTCACGTTTCTTCAACAcacaaaaccctaacccttacgAACCCACCGTCGCTTACTACGACAACCTCATCAACACGGCGGGGCGGAACAGAGACTTCGCCTCCGTCTGCAACCTTCTCAATAAACGCGTGAGAGACGGGTGCTTCAACACCAATCACACCTTTGACTTCATCACCAACACTGACGCCGGCCTCTCCGTACTCGACGAGCTCTCCCAAGCCCTAGCTCATCTCGACAAAGGGTTCCCTCGGAAGAGCGCGTATGATTCCCTCATCGCGCGGCTCTGCAGATTAAAGCGTGTCGATGAGTCCCTGCGCTTGGTGGATACCATGGTCCAGTCGGACCACGGCGTCAACGCGTGTACGTTTCACCCTATCCTCAATGTGCTCACCAGGAAGAGGAAGATGGAGGAGGCGTGGCGCGTGATGACGATTATGAGAGAGAGCGGGGTTTCCCCTGACGTGACAGCTTACAACTATCTTCTCACGGCGTACTGCTTCACCGGGAACCTGGAGGCGGCCGTCGGAGTGCTGACGGAGATGGAGGAGGAGGGAATGGCAGCGGATACCCGGACGTACGACGCGCTGGTGCTCGGCGCGTGTAAAGCGGGGAAGGTGGAGGGGGCTATGGTGGTGCTGAGGAGAATGGAGGACGATGGAGTGCCTATACTGTACTCCACGCACGCGCACGTTATCAATGGACTATTAAAGCTGGGCTATTATGCGCAGGCGGTGGAGTTCGTGATGATATTTGGGGGGAAAGACAAGAAGCTTGATGAAGAGAGCTTTGGGATCTTAGGAAGCCGTTTGATAAATTTGAAAAGGTTTGAAGAGGCCAAGTTGGTTTTGAAGGAAATGAGGAGAAGGGGTATAGTGATGAGAAGTAATGAATTACAAGATTTTTATGAATTACATATCACTCAAAatttttga
- the LOC117928666 gene encoding LOB domain-containing protein 21 — translation MKGHEPRSSSSCAACKFLKRRCTPNCIFAPYFRSDEPKKFAKVHKVFGASNVSKILVEVPEEQREDTVNSLAYEAEARLRDPVYGCIGAIALLQRKMVELQHDLAIARARLARYTMPASSTSSIFHGSLAMAGFQDFPGCSGIFDGFSHLNSMELNQPVAINDFSQPPFQL, via the coding sequence ATGAAGGGTCATGAGCCCCGTTCAAGTTCCTCCTGTGCAGCTTGCAAGTTCTTGAAAAGGAGATGCACTCCCAATTGTATATTCGCACCTTACTTCCGGTCCGATGAGCCCAAGAAATTCGCCAAAGTTCACAAGGTGTTTGGTGCCAGCAATGTGAGCAAGATCCTGGTTGAAGTCCCTGAGGAGCAACGTGAGGACACTGTCAATTCTCTTGCCTATGAGGCTGAGGCCAGGCTTAGAGACCCTGTGTATGGTTGCATTGGCGCCATAGCTTTGCTCCAAAGAAAGATGGTTGAGCTCCAACATGATCTCGCCATTGCCAGAGCCCGTCTCGCCCGCTATACCATGCCCGCTTCCTCCACCTCTTCCATCTTCCATGGCAGCCTGGCCATGGCCGGTTTCCAAGACTTTCCGGGCTGCAGCGGCATATTTGACGGTTTCAGCCACCTGAATTCCATGGAGTTGAATCAGCCTGTGGCCATCAATGATTTCAGCCAACCCCCATTTCAGTTGTGA
- the LOC117927925 gene encoding fatty alcohol:caffeoyl-CoA acyltransferase: protein METNFVRVKEAVLVAPSETTPSRVLALSALDSQLFLRFSIEYLLVYQSSPCSDHGVTADHVKAALGRALVPYYPLAGRVRVGSSGSNLEVLCRAQGAVFIEAVSDLTVADFERTPRHVTQWRKLLSLYVEDVLRGAPPLVVQLTWLADGGAALGVGINHCLCDGIGSAEFLNAFAELATGRGGLSEFKPKPVWDRHLLDPKPLEPPRRASSSTHPEFNSVPDLSGFVTRFSQEPLVPTSITFDKRCLNELKQLASCTGRPSESSYTSFEVLSAHVWRSWARALNMPSNQTLKLLFSINIRNQVKPSLPPGYYGNAFVLGCAQTTVKEITEKGLGHMCGLVKRAKERVGDEYVRRVVDMVSGASRASPDSVGVLILSQWSRLGLERVDFGMGIPVNVGPICSDRYCLMLPVSDQRDAVKVMVAVPTSAVDQYIHLIGSPYS, encoded by the coding sequence atggaGACCAACTTTGTACGTGTCAAAGAGGCGGTTTTGGTGGCTCCTTCTGAAACCACGCCGTCTCGTGTTCTCGCTCTTTCGGCTTTGGACTCTCAGCTGTTTCTGCGGTTCTCCATTGAGTACCTTCTGGTGTATCAGTCTAGTCCTTGCTCCGACCATGGGGTGACCGCGGATCATGTCAAGGCGGCACTGGGTCGAGCCCTGGTTCCGTATTATCCGCTGGCGGGGAGGGTTAGGGTTGGGTCGAGTGGTTCGAATCTGGAAGTGTTGTGTCGAGCTCAGGGCGCGGTGTTCATTGAGGCTGTTTCGGACCTCACCGTCGCCGACTTCGAGAGGACCCCTCGGCACGTGACGCAGTGGAGGAAGCTACTGTCGCTGTACGTGGAGGATGTGCTCCGCGGCGCGCCGCCGCTGGTGGTTCAGCTGACGTGGCTAGCCGATGGCGGGGCTGCGCTAGGTGTCGGCATCAACCATTGTCTCTGCGACGGCATCGGCAGCGCCGAGTTCCTCAACGCATTCGCTGAGTTGGCCACCGGCCGCGGCGGCCTCTCTGAGTTCAAGCCCAAACCGGTGTGGGACCGCCACCTTCTCGATCCGAAACCCCTCGAACCTCCCCGCAGAGCCTCCTCATCTACTCACCCCGAGTTCAACTCAGTCCCAGACCTCTCCGGTTTCGTAACTCGCTTCTCCCAGGAACCACTCGTCCCCACCTCAATCACCTTCGACAAACGATGCCTCAATGAGCTCAAACAACTCGCCTCCTGCACGGGTCGACCCAGCGAGTCCTCATACACGTCCTTTGAAGTCCTCTCAGCTCACGTATGGAGAAGCTGGGCCAGAGCTCTGAATATGCCATCAAACCAGACCCTCAAACTCCTCTTCAGCATCAACATTCGAAACCAAGTCAAGCCAAGTCTCCCACCGGGTTACTACGGCAACGCGTTTGTACTTGGCTGCGCCCAAACCACAGTGAAGGAGATAACAGAGAAAGGCTTGGGACACATGTGTGGTTTGGTGAAGCGAGCGAAGGAGAGAGTAGGAGATGAGTACGTGAGAAGAGTGGTGGATATGGTGAGTGGCGCGTCGAGGGCGAGTCCCGACTCAGTGGGAGTGCTGATACTGTCACAATGGTCAAGGCTAGGGCTAGAGAGGGTTGACTTTGGGATGGGGATACCAGTCAATGTAGGACCCATATGCAGCGATAGATACTGTTTGATGTTGCCGGTGTCTGATCAGAGGGACGCCGTGAAGGTTATGGTGGCGGTCCCCACATCTGCCGTTGACCAATACATACATTTGATAGGGAGTCCCTACTCTTAA
- the LOC117928664 gene encoding U-box domain-containing protein 1-like — MDVALPTLMVSSGFLPTGSLLESLIHISNEVASMERLPVIQVRNISTMIRRIKLLSSLFEEIHEMNTPLPPSSILCLTELFSVIRRVKSFIQGCKDASSLWSLVQTELISSQFHVVVKEMGRALDILPLSLLNITADIREQVELLHKQAKRVDLFVDPRELQRREELLQVMATNNEKNAKSKALVDFREVKEILSSIGLRSPLDYDEEISKLEAEAQKQAGTGGLIVVSNINNLISLVLYSKSMIFSEEHNEKTNEAFKKRSASFRMNDDHSSSSQSAILNIPDEFRCPISLDLMRDPVIVASGHTYDRNSIAQWINTGHNTCPKSGMKLIHMALIPNYALKSLVHQWCRENNIQLIESTSSSSSDLGRSNSMRKSCEKAVDHISATKTAMDAVKMTAEFLVGKLATGSPEIQRQAAYELRLLAKTGMDNRRIIAEAGAIPFLVTLLSSHDPRIQENAVTALLNLSIFDNNKILIMAAGAIDNIVDVLQSGKTMEARENAAAAIFSLSMIDDCKVTIGAHPRAMPALVALLREGTSAGKRDAATALFNLVVYSANKGSAVVAGAVPLLIELLMDDKAGITDDALAVLALLLGCPDGLEEIRKSRILVPLLIDLLRFGSPKGKENSITLLLGLCKDGGGEVARRLLLNPRSIPSLQSLVADGSLKARRKADALLRLLNRCCSQSHSTVG, encoded by the coding sequence ATGGATGTTGCTCTTCCTACTCTCATGGTCTCTTCGGGCTTTCTTCCAACAGGGTCATTGCTAGAATCATTGATACACATATCTAATGAAGTTGCATCAATGGAAAGGCTTCCTGTTATACAGGTTAGAAATATCTCAACCATGATAAGAAGGATCAAActtctttcctctctctttGAAGAGATCCATGAAATGAATACCCCACTTCCCCCATCATCAATCTTGTGTCTCACTGAGCTCTTTTCTGTGATTCGGAGAGTTAAGAGTTTCATACAAGGGTGCAAGGATGCTAGCTCTCTGTGGAGCCTTGTGCAAACAGAACTTATCTCGAGTCAATTCCATGTGGTAGTGAAGGAGATGGGGAGGGCACTTGATATTTTACCTCTGAGCTTGCTCAATATAACTGCAGACATTAGGGAGCAAGTGGAGCTTCTTCACAAGCAAGCGAAAAGAGTGGATTTGTTTGTTGACCCTCGGGAGCTGCAAAGAAGAGAAGAGCTTCTCCAAGTAATGGCCACCAACAATGAGAAGAATGCCAAGAGCAAGGCCTTGGTTGATTTCAGAGAAGTGAAAGAGATCTTGAGCAGCATTGGCTTGAGAAGTCCATTAGATTATGATGAAGAGATTTCAAAGCTAGAAGCAGAAGCACAGAAGCAGGCAGGCACAGGGGGACTGATTGTGGTTTCCAATATCAACAACCTCATCTCTCTGGTCTTGTACTCCAAGTCCATGATTTTTAGTGAAGAACATAATGAGAAAACTAATGAAGCATTCAAGAAGCGCTCTGCATCTTTCAGGATGAACGATGATCATTCCTCATCCTCCCAATCAGCAATTCTCAACATTCCTGATGAATTCCGCTGCCCCATTTCACTTGACTTGATGAGAGATCCTGTGATTGTTGCTTCAGGGCACACTTATGATCGAAATTCAATTGCCCAGTGGATCAATACAGGACACAATACCTGCCCCAAGAGTGGGATGAAGCTAATTCACATGGCCCTCATTCCAAACTATGCACTGAAGAGTCTAGTTCATCAATGGTGCCGTGAAAACAACATCCAATTAATTGAATCTACATCATCATCTTCCTCAGACTTGGGGAGAAGCAATAGCATGAGGAAGTCATGTGAGAAAGCTGTTGATCACATATCTGCCACAAAAACTGCAATGGATGCTGTCAAAATGACTGCAGAATTTCTAGTGGGTAAATTAGCAACAGGGTCACCTGAAATTCAGAGACAGGCAGCATATGAGCTCCGCTTATTAGCCAAAACCGGAATGGATAATCGTAGGATAATTGCTGAGGCAGGAGCTATTCCATTTCTGGTGACATTACTAAGTTCCCATGACCCAAGAATTCAGGAGAATGCTGTGACTGCCTTACTCAACCTTTCCATCTTCGATAACAATAAGATTTTAATAATGGCAGCTGGAGCAATTGACAACATAGTAGATGTTTTGCAATCAGGGAAAACCATGGAGGCAAGAGAAAATGCAGCTGCAGCAATCTTCAGCTTGTCAATGATAGATGACTGCAAGGTGACCATTGGCGCCCATCCTAGAGCCATGCCTGCATTGGTGGCACTCCTAAGAGAAGGTACTTCAGCTGGGAAAAGGGATGCTGCAACAGCACTTTTTAATCTTGTGGTTTATAGTGCCAACAAGGGAAGCGCTGTGGTTGCTGGGGCAGTTCCTTTGCTTATTGAGCTGTTGATGGATGACAAAGCGGGAATTACAGATGACGCCTTGGCAGTGCTTGCTCTGCTTTTGGGGTGCCCCGATGGGCTGGAGGAGATAAGGAAGAGTAGGATCCTAGTTCCACTTCTTATTGATCTCTTGAGATTTGGATCGCCCAAAGGGAAGGAGAATTCGATAACTCTTCTTCTGGGTCTGTGCAAAGATGGAGGAGGAGAAGTTGCAAGAAGACTCTTGCTAAATCCACGAAGTATTCCTTCTCTTCAAAGCTTGGTTGCAGATGGGTCTTTGAAAGCTCGAAGAAAGGCCGATGCCCTGCTTAGATTACTCAATAGATGCTGCTCTCAGTCTCACAGCACTGTTGGATAA
- the LOC117927778 gene encoding G2/mitotic-specific cyclin S13-7-like isoform X1: MASRAVVPRDHQQPRGEAVAGNGKQKKIVAAERRNRQALGDIGNLVTIGVDGKPQPQISRPITRGFCAQLLAKAKEAENNKKAVRANVDGALLVTNGAAAGKGPEAEKAAQKKVAVKTKPETVIELSSDTEEVKKEKPINTKKTGEGSSRKKVQTMTSILTSRSKAACGLTDKKPKEQIVDIDAADANNELAVVEYVEDIYKFYKLIESESHIHDYMDSQPEMNEKMRSILVDWLIEVHHKFELMPETLYLTINIIDRFLSVKTVPRRELQLVGISAMLIASKYEEIWAPEVNDFVCISDRAYSDQQIRNMEKAILGRLEWTLTVPTPYVFLVRFIKASIPDQEMEHMVYFYAELGLANYATMMYCSSMLAASSVYAARCALNKSPVWDETLKAYTGFSEAQLLDCAKLLASFHSMAAENKLIKAVYRKYSQPHRSGVAFRPPAKVLLATAAS, from the exons atggCTTCAAGAGCAGTTGTTCCACGAGACCATCAACAACCCAGAG GGGAGGCAGTTGCTGGGAATGGTAAGCAGAAGAAGATTGTTGCAGCAGAGAGGAGAAACCGGCAAGCACTAGGCGATATTGGGAATCTTGTAACTATTGGAGTTGATGGCAAGCCACAGCCTCAGATCTCTCGCCCCATTACAAG GGGTTTTTGTGCACAATTACTCGCCAAAGCAAAAGAAGCTGAAAACAACAAG AAAGCAGTCCGTGCTAATGTGGATGGAGCTCTTCTTGTTACCAATGGAGCTGCAGCAGGTAAAGGACCTGAGGCAGAAAAGGCAGCTCAGAAGAAGGTTGCAGTCAAGACAAAGCCTGAGACAGTGATTGAATTGAGCTCAGATACAGAAGAGGTTAAGAAAGAGAAGCCAATAAACACCAAAAAGACCGGAGAAGGATCCTCGAGGAAGAAAGTCCAGACTATGACTTCCATCCTTACTTCTAGGAGCAAG GCGGCTTGTGGTTTGACCGATAAAAAACCGAAGGAGCAGATTGTTGATATTGATGCAGCTGATGCTAATAATGAGTTGGCTGTGGTAGAATACGTTGAGGACATTTATAAGTTCTACAAACTGATTGag AGTGAGAGCCACATTCATGACTATATGGACTCCCAGCCTGAGATGAATGAGAAGATGAGATCAATTCTGGTGGATTGGTTAATTGAAGTTCACCATAAATTTGAACTTATGCCAGAGACCCTCTACCTTACAATCAACATAATCGACCGGTTCCTTTCAGTCAAGACTGTGCCAAGGAGGGAACTGCAGTTGGTAGGCATCAGTGCCATGCTGATAGCCTCCAAATACGAAGAAATTTGGGCCCCAGAG GTCAATGACTTTGTCTGCATCTCAGACAGAGCTTATAGTGATCAGCAGATAAGGAACATGGAGAAAGCTATACTGGGCAGGCTAGAATGGACCTTGACAGTTCCGACGCCTTATGTTTTCCTTGTTCGTTTCATTAAGGCCTCCATTCCTGATCAGGAG ATGGAACATATGGTCTATTTCTATGCTGAACTTGGCTTGGCTAACTATGCCACCATGATGTACTGCTCATCTATGCTTGCTGCCTCATCGGTGTATGCTGCGCGGTGTGCCCTGAACAAAAGCCCTGTTTGGGATGAAACACTAAAAGCCTATACTGGTTTCTCAGAAGCACAGCTACT GGATTGTGCTAAGCTCCTTGCAAGTTTCCACTCAATGGCTGCAGAAAACAAGCTGATCAAGGCTGTGTATAGGAAGTACTCTCAGCCTCATAGAAGTGGGGTTGCATTTCGTCCACCAGCCAAGGTCCTCTTGGCTACTGCTGCATCATGA
- the LOC117927778 gene encoding G2/mitotic-specific cyclin S13-7-like isoform X2: MASRAVVPRDHQQPRVAGNGKQKKIVAAERRNRQALGDIGNLVTIGVDGKPQPQISRPITRGFCAQLLAKAKEAENNKKAVRANVDGALLVTNGAAAGKGPEAEKAAQKKVAVKTKPETVIELSSDTEEVKKEKPINTKKTGEGSSRKKVQTMTSILTSRSKAACGLTDKKPKEQIVDIDAADANNELAVVEYVEDIYKFYKLIESESHIHDYMDSQPEMNEKMRSILVDWLIEVHHKFELMPETLYLTINIIDRFLSVKTVPRRELQLVGISAMLIASKYEEIWAPEVNDFVCISDRAYSDQQIRNMEKAILGRLEWTLTVPTPYVFLVRFIKASIPDQEMEHMVYFYAELGLANYATMMYCSSMLAASSVYAARCALNKSPVWDETLKAYTGFSEAQLLDCAKLLASFHSMAAENKLIKAVYRKYSQPHRSGVAFRPPAKVLLATAAS, encoded by the exons atggCTTCAAGAGCAGTTGTTCCACGAGACCATCAACAACCCAGAG TTGCTGGGAATGGTAAGCAGAAGAAGATTGTTGCAGCAGAGAGGAGAAACCGGCAAGCACTAGGCGATATTGGGAATCTTGTAACTATTGGAGTTGATGGCAAGCCACAGCCTCAGATCTCTCGCCCCATTACAAG GGGTTTTTGTGCACAATTACTCGCCAAAGCAAAAGAAGCTGAAAACAACAAG AAAGCAGTCCGTGCTAATGTGGATGGAGCTCTTCTTGTTACCAATGGAGCTGCAGCAGGTAAAGGACCTGAGGCAGAAAAGGCAGCTCAGAAGAAGGTTGCAGTCAAGACAAAGCCTGAGACAGTGATTGAATTGAGCTCAGATACAGAAGAGGTTAAGAAAGAGAAGCCAATAAACACCAAAAAGACCGGAGAAGGATCCTCGAGGAAGAAAGTCCAGACTATGACTTCCATCCTTACTTCTAGGAGCAAG GCGGCTTGTGGTTTGACCGATAAAAAACCGAAGGAGCAGATTGTTGATATTGATGCAGCTGATGCTAATAATGAGTTGGCTGTGGTAGAATACGTTGAGGACATTTATAAGTTCTACAAACTGATTGag AGTGAGAGCCACATTCATGACTATATGGACTCCCAGCCTGAGATGAATGAGAAGATGAGATCAATTCTGGTGGATTGGTTAATTGAAGTTCACCATAAATTTGAACTTATGCCAGAGACCCTCTACCTTACAATCAACATAATCGACCGGTTCCTTTCAGTCAAGACTGTGCCAAGGAGGGAACTGCAGTTGGTAGGCATCAGTGCCATGCTGATAGCCTCCAAATACGAAGAAATTTGGGCCCCAGAG GTCAATGACTTTGTCTGCATCTCAGACAGAGCTTATAGTGATCAGCAGATAAGGAACATGGAGAAAGCTATACTGGGCAGGCTAGAATGGACCTTGACAGTTCCGACGCCTTATGTTTTCCTTGTTCGTTTCATTAAGGCCTCCATTCCTGATCAGGAG ATGGAACATATGGTCTATTTCTATGCTGAACTTGGCTTGGCTAACTATGCCACCATGATGTACTGCTCATCTATGCTTGCTGCCTCATCGGTGTATGCTGCGCGGTGTGCCCTGAACAAAAGCCCTGTTTGGGATGAAACACTAAAAGCCTATACTGGTTTCTCAGAAGCACAGCTACT GGATTGTGCTAAGCTCCTTGCAAGTTTCCACTCAATGGCTGCAGAAAACAAGCTGATCAAGGCTGTGTATAGGAAGTACTCTCAGCCTCATAGAAGTGGGGTTGCATTTCGTCCACCAGCCAAGGTCCTCTTGGCTACTGCTGCATCATGA
- the LOC117928665 gene encoding trihelix transcription factor ASIL2, whose translation MENQRAPSAPRSLRPRDGGGSGGGGREDCWSDVATETLIEAWGDRYVKFNRGNLRQKDWKEIAGAVNSRHGGASRRKTDVQCKNRIDTLKKKYKLEKAKPTPSKWPFYYRLNSLIGTNAVTVTVRASNQKPNPNPNPKTLVHSRAYRSKSKLNSGGSTEGSFSGDEDDELGFDGSLRKLPMDSADFSGEAACRELARAILKFGEIYERIESSKQQQIMELEKQRMELTKDVELQRMNMYMEAQLELQRMKRTAGKKP comes from the exons ATGGAGAACCAGAGGGCGCCAAGCGCACCCCGGTCCCTCCGGCCCCGCGACGGCGGCGGCAGCGGCGGAGGTGGCCGGGAAGATTGCTGGAGCGATGTCGCGACCGAAACCCTGATCGAAGCATGGGGAGACCGTTATGTGAAGTTCAACCGAGGGAACCTCCGGCAAAAAGACTGGAAGGAAATCGCCGGCGCAGTCAACAGCCGGCACGGCGGCGCGAGTCGCCGGAAAACTGACGTCCAGTGCAAGAACCGTATCGACACCTTAAAGAAGAAGTACAAGCTCGAGAAAGCGAAGCCCACGCCGTCAAAGTGGCCGTTTTATTACCGTCTTAACTCTCTCATCGGCACTAACGCCGTCACTGTCACAGTTAGGGCTTCCAACCAAAaaccaaaccctaaccctaaccctaagaCCTTAGTTCATTCAAGGGCGTATCGGTCAAAGTCGAAATTGAACTCAGGTGGATCCACCGAGGGCTCATTTAGtggtgatgaagatgatgaattaGGGTTTGATGGTAGTTTGAGGAAGCTTCCCATGGATTCCGCTGATTTTTCCGGTGAGGCGGCCTGCCGGGAGTTGGCGAGAGCCATTCTCAAGTTTGGAGAAATATACGAGAGAATTGAGAGCTCCAAGCAGCAGCAGATAATGGAGTTGGAAAAGCAAAGGATGGAGTTAACAAAGGATGTTGAGCTCCAAAGGATGAACATGTATATGGAAGCTCAACTTGAGCTCCAGAGAATGAAGCGCACTGCAG GGAAGAAGCCATAG